The Drosophila innubila isolate TH190305 chromosome 2R unlocalized genomic scaffold, UK_Dinn_1.0 1_C_2R, whole genome shotgun sequence DNA window AATACCCTTTAACATTGGACATGCCTCATTGGCTGTCTTTGCCTACTACATTCGCACCTGGCGGTGGTTTCAGTTCAGCATTACGATATTCTCAGTCGTCTTTATTATCTACATATGCCTAGTGCCCGAGTCACCCAGATGGCTTTACACCACCGGCAAGGTGGATGAGTCGGTCAAGATTCTGGAGAAGATAGCGAAACACAATCGGGCTCCAACGGACACTATTAAGCCGGAGATTGAAGCCGCCTATAAGGTGCTAGCTGCCAAGGCTCCAGCGAAAAAGGGCAACATAATCGATCTATTTCGAACACCTTATCTGCGATTGAAGACCATCTGCATGGGCACGGATTGGGTTGTGGTTTGCATGGTCTACTACGGCACCGCTCAATACATTTCCAAGCTGGGAGGTGACATTTTCCTTAACAATTTGATTGCTGCGGCCCTGGGAATCCCCGGAACTCTCATGTGTGTTGTGATGACCAAGTATATGGGCCGCAAGATTACAATGATGATCACAAATGGACTTAGTGGTATTGCTCTTTTGTTGCTGGTCTTCTTGATAAATTCGCATAGGACCATTCAGGTCGTTTTAGCCACCATTGGTCTCTTTGGAGCCTCCATTACCTTCCCAAATGCATATCTTTGGGGTGGCGAAATATTTCCCACTGTAGTCCGATCCAATGGCATGGGACTTTGCTCCATGCTGGGTCGCATTGGCGGCCTCTTGGCGCCCCTCATCTGTGATCTGGCCAATATTCAGCCCTGGATAACGCCCCTGATATTCGGGGCCGTCTCaatagttgctgttgttgccactctTGCTCTGCCAGAGACGAGGGGAATGCCGCTGCCGGAGACGCTGGAGGACGGCGAGACTTTTGGGCGAAAGAAAGACTAGACAATTCACAAAAGAACAagcaattatttcatttaattcatttatttgcactagttgcatttatttattcaagcaatcaaacaaaaaataactggTTTAAACAACTCTCGTGCAAATGTAATTGTGTTATAATAAACTTGGTCTGATCACAATTTGAAACTTATTAATTACCTAGAACTGAAGTTGATTAATAGGAACTCATAATATCAATTATTATGAAAAGGTGATCAACAATTGATTCGtaagtaaaattaatgttaatagCAATGGAAAAGTTGTGTGTTTTTAAAGGTTATTAAACTTGCTATCTTTCCATAACAaagactaattaaaaaaatgtcataaaacataacaaaatcaATATCATCGATTAATATAGAAAGTTGATTAGCAATTgcttttaacaatattatatatatacttagggccggtttttcaatatctatttaaggggtttgataactatacaacagatattttgacgttaaatgtatagaaagcaatgtcaaatttgcatttatctattttataaaatttaaggagacattgaaaaaccggcccttaaacttatataaataagttgCTTACAAATGatttgtgaaaaataaatgaattagcAATCATTGCAATATTTAGCagtgtttaaaataaaataggagCTAATAAAGTGTCTTCTTTGATTATTCCATATAGATAAAATGACAGCATCAAAAGAATTAATATAAGCGATCTGGAGTTCATATTTAACGACTTAATCCATTTTTATCGATTATCGATTACAAGCTGATTAACCCTAATGAACTATAATGCATCAATAAAAATCCAGTTGATGACTACAGTAATCATGTTCATGTCAGTTCGTATGCATTCGTAAACAacgagagaaaaagagagagggagagagagagggagagacagagagagagagagagagagagagaggctgTCTCAATGTTTGCCGCCTGCCAAGTGACCTTCACAGAGATACAAAAAACCTGCTGAAAAGTCCACTCAAGGTTAATATCATTGTCAACTTTTGGCACGCCTCATTTATATGCAACAGAGTGCGGCAGAGTGCGTTGCAACCATATTCAGCTCTCTGCCTCACTCTTTTCCTctgcagtcagtcagttgtcAGCATTCAGgagtcgccgtcgtcgtcgtcgtcgtcgtcgtcgccgtcggcACTTGGCTACATGGTGCGGCTTTCATCCTGCGATTCTGAATCGCCACTCAAGCGGAGTCTGAGGCTCAGATAGAGATTCAGTCTGAAGACGGTTTGTCGGCCTGGGCAGTCAATCAGTTGGGGGCACCCTCTAGCCATTGACCGGCACTTGCCCCCGCCAACTGGGTGCAAGTTTTTAGCGTCATCAGCACTGGCAGCTTGTCATGTCAGCCGTTCGAAAACTGTCAGAATTCGAGTTGCACTTGGAGCCGAGAGTTGCAACTTCAATGCACATCGTCCATCCCATCCCATTCCCAGTTCCCATTCCCAATCGcagttccagctccagttccaATTCCACTTTCAGTGACAGCGTCGGCGTCGCATTTTTAATCAGCTGCGGCGCGTCTTAGTGATAATTACCAGACATTTTAGTTGCCCCTCGACGTGTCGTTCCACTTCCCGCTGTTCCTGCtgtataattaattacaagtGCCGCGTTCATGTTGTGCCTTGGCCATTATTTATGATGAACATAGCCTCAACCTGTGGCTGCCTCGACTCTTAAACCCTTCAACAACAATATCCTGATTTTTGTTTGGCTGTTTCTAAAGCAGCATACTTAGTAAcatattacttttattatatttacctatctaaaaaatatatttttatatttcactagaaaaataataataaatgtcaCTATCTTaagtttgattattttaaagatagaaattacatattaaaatttaatgctttttaATGTTTGATTATCTAGTTTGAATTTGAAACATTGCAGAAATAATGTTAGAATACATTAAATTGCGTTAGAATCATTAAAAGATAGATATTATTTGAacacatacactgataaaaaaaatgttctaaaatcaagattttggtctcagaactaagatttttggtctataaaatgcgtcgagagcataaaattcttaaattaagacaacacttcttgattttaagaacattttaaattagaccaagttcttattttaagaataaatgttcttaaaattaaaatcaaaaaataaaataaatgaaaattattttttatatttatatttattttaatttttgatttatttatattttattctgttttagtaattttataaatgttattttaatttgttacgagggggattcgaaccgccgcctaccgcttcacaactgaagcggcctctctaaccagagcgccacggtgccatcatttgtttgatacgaaatagtacctatttatactttcctaaccatttaagatttttattcttatattaagattttaagattttttagattaataatcttagttttagtaatttggtcttaaaataatctaattttaagaacaaaatatttaagatgaatgttcttgattttagatcttggtctttttttttcagtgtacatgCATATACATTTAATACATTTCTATGTTGAATTATCTAGTTACAACATAATTATACTTCAGCTTgtcttcaaaatatttaaaaaataataatataatttattatctaAAGTTAATTTACAGGTTTTATCTTTTAGTATTCAAGCAAATCCACAAAGAACTCAAAACTTGCGGCCTTGCTAccaacattaattttatagctaatgttaaataaattgtatttttattttaatttatttggagGCATGCAACGTTTGAGTTGCATTGTTTGTGTGTCAGACTCGCGTGGAAGTCGCAGCCAAGTCCTGGCAAGGCAATGTTAAAAAACCTGACACTTGGCCAAAGTCGAAAAGGCAAAAGCAGTTTGCCATTTTGCCAACATATGGCAAATTTGCCAGTGACTGcatgtcaacaacaacaacaacaacagcagcagcaacaaaacccATTTAAGTTCAAAGCGCGACAACCGCCAGAGTCGGGAGTTGAAGTTGCtgttggagttggagctggagttgAAGCTGAAACTATGCAGAACTCTGGGCCTGCCAGTTTGAACCGATCATTATCTGAGTCGCATATCTATTTGCCAATGCGGGGAGTAAGCAGTTGCAGGGACTGTGGcaaggggcaggggcagggggcaGGCTGTCAGTCGTGGGAGTCGCAATTGGCAGCGTGGTGGCAACGTCAATGTGGGCGCATTAAACAGACAAATGTCAAAATGACGCGCTTTGTTGTTTATCATATTTACCGCAAGCCAAAAGCCAACTGGCAACATGGAGCAAGCTTCCAGCTCTCTGGCTCTTCAACTTGGCCAAATGCAATTAGTATTCAAATGTGGACGCGTCAACGAGCACAAAGCCAAAACGAGTCATCATCTCGCCTGTTTCTTGGAGCTTCTTGCCCACGGCCAGCACAAAAGTCTTTTTGCCGACAGCCAACTTTATTGTAGTAGTGAataggggcaggggcagggggagGGGGGGTGTGTAAGCATACTGCTTACACGTTAAAAAATGTCTAGGCTTTTGTGCTTTAGAATTCGTTGTAATTTAGCGCacgcattttgcattttaaatgcgaCTTCTGATTAATTCCTCAGCTGGGCGCTACAAATTCGTTTGACTAATTGCGACTGCTGCTTGAGGGGATTACCAGCAGCTGCTGGGGTGGGGGGGATTCTGTGGAACTGCACACCTTATCGGCCGCAATTAAATGTGGCCAGTAGAAACGTTTTTTTATGTATGATTTCTTTCAAATCATCTGGACGTGACTGCAACTTATCAGCATGACACATGGACTCCAGTTGGAACGTGCGGCATCGTCTCAGATGATTCAATATGTTGCCCCATTTGTagcatattaatttaacagcCTAAGCGGAATTCAAAATATGGTCTGGGCTTACAATTTCAACTTCTCTATTGCATAACCATAaagaaatgcaacaaaatgcgTTATGAGCGCCATTAAAATCTCTCTGTTGATTCATCCAGCTGTAGATTGAACAATCGGGTTATGACAACTGccagcaattaaaattgacaattgatACGGCAGTCAGAGAAATGAGATTTACATAAAAAAGGCGAGAGAAATGCATGAAAAAATCATCAAGCTGACTGAAAGGTGACTTTAAAAAAGGTTTACACGGTGAGAGATATTGTGAAAATTAgttgaaaaacaattcaatttgaaaaaagttagTGCGTAATTAATGAATATAGTCAAAAGATTGCAAAGAGAGGTAGcgttaaagtttttaaaaagcttatgaTATTTTCGAGTAAAGTTTGAAAATTCAAGCTTATCtctgtaaaatttatttatttatttatttaagaggTTTGTTCTTATATGGAGTCTCGAAAATTTagttttggtaaaaaaaaacaatctagCTGTTGTCTAGTGTAaagtaatacaattttaataatctaAATATAACATTAATCATACACTCCTTAATTCATGATATCTGTCAGACGTGTAAACAtattcaaaaactaaaattcagTACAACTATCTATCTCCTTCTTGATGAGTTAAACTTGCTGTTTCACTATTATTCTTAtgatctctccctctcttttttagctgaatatatatctgcattgttttttatacctttttttttatagaaactgTTCCAACtcacatttctttttattgccaGCTCGTTGGAAATTTACGGAAACTAATTGCTGCAAATGCTGAAAGAgtgccacagcaacaaaaacaactgcaacaacaacaacaactacaacaacgacaagaaTAAAAGAGGTTGCAACCATATGAGATATCCTGCATGTTTGACCATTTTCGTTGGGCAAATATGACAATTGGCGGCATTATTAAAATGCTACGTGCGCTAAATCTACCGACATCAAGGGGAACTCATgataacaaaacaacaacaacaaaaaaagaagacgAAGGGAGACAATTCCAAAACAGGTGAACGGAAAACTGTGTATgacagttgttgtcgttgttgccgttgtttctgttgttgttgggcgtGTACCCGCCCCTCAAATGGGCGGGGAGGGAGAGTATTTAGATGGGTTGCCATGACAGTTGCTGATAGCGCactcaatttgcatttttggtCGTGAAGCCAAGAGAAACGaccaaaaatgtacaaaagatgtaaaaatgtaaaaatcaaCGGGTGGCAACAATTACTTTTTATAACTTTCTAGCTGGCACTTCAATCTCAGCCAGGGTCTGAATTAGTTTGCCAGGCGCTGATTTCAGCTAAACTTGCCAGCCAGAAATCTAAACTGAGAGGGTTGCTACGTAGTTTTTCAGGTGGTAAGCAAACATTAACATAATATTATGAAgggattttaattaaaaaacccATACCGTTTGTCCGGGCAGACTCAACAAAGCCGTTCCATATCGGACGTGTGTACACTGACGAAAATCATGTAGTAGGTAGggttacaaaaataatataatagaatGTGTAATTAAGTCtttagtaaaaaattaaatataattaagaatattttaaaattaaatatctttaaaaagtgttgattttaattttttttgcagtgtatTTTAGGGTCCTTGTAGTGTCGTAGGGCATTTAAGGCTGCCATCCGGCACAGACAATTAAAAACCCTCTGCagttttgccatttgccgTTTTATAAGCACAGATTACAGCTTTACGTAACgcacacagagacagaaacagacCCGGAGTCAATGCCAGAGCCGTAGCCGGAGCTGGAGTCGGAGATAGAGACGGAGTCAGACACACAATGTCCGATAAGCGACCACAGACAGGAATCTGGCATGGGTGTATGTGTTAGCCATGCGAATGTCTCTTTAACTATGtacagctgtgtgtgtgtgttgtgatTTTATGTTGGCCATACTCATCGTCAGCTCCGTTCCGTTCTCACCTCACAGCTCCAAGTCTTCGTCACGCTCTGCCTTCGTTGTCTGCTTGTCTACTTTAATGACATTGCATTGcacttatttctttttgacttttttatacacatattGTAGTTGAATGTGCCTCCACCTTGACAGAGACTTACAGagtaaaagagaaagagacacgAAGTTGATAGTCAGCTGTAAAAGCTGATGATAGCTTAATTTTAGAGTTTTTAAATCGTTTTTGCATCTTCCATACCTCGCTGTCGTCTTCTTCTCCTTCATCTACACATAACAATGTGATTTGGGCACAAAATCAGTTGCGAATTTGCATGGCTGAGTGGCCAAAATGAAGTCATTCAGCTGTTACCCCTTAGCCCGCCTTTCTCCTCATCATAtggtgaaagagagagaaagagagagctgCTAAATATGCAACGCACGGACAGCAGGTGATCATGCCCCATCTGTGTCATCAGATTTCGGTTTAAGACGAGTTTTCGCTGTTTACCAAATGAAGGAGGGAGAACACTTTTCAGACATTCGAAAATGGCGAAAAGTGTGGAAAAGTGTCGAAAAGAGGAATGaaataatatgcaaatggtttcaacaaatattttgagctaaagaaaatataccaaaaaaagaaactgatTACAGCTACtgaagataaatttaaatacattcaataaataaatattggtgTATATATTTGACATTGtaagatattaaataaaatcttcaGAATTCAATACTTGAAAGAGGGATAGATActtagatatttatttgtattgtatttatacgctttttttataaatttatttctgacaaatatataatacttaAACATTATCTTTATTTCTCCACAAGTAACTGACAACGAAATGagttatgcaaattgaaatagagaagttattagTACACCTTCgataaatacaaacacaagGAGTTTACAAAcgtaatacaaatacaaatggaaTGAAACGTGTCTATAATGCTGCATAGTTATAGCCGCATTTGTGCCGGCTCGTATAATTTGATACTTCATCAATTGGAAGGAACCATTTAATATGATAATGAGCCGTAAGGGAAACCTTCAGCCAGATTGAAGAACCCTTTTGGCCATCAAAAAGAACATATCAACGAATGATATGGAagtaagagagaaagagagggacaCATAAAAAAGAGAATGCTGAAATTGAAACCGTTTAtggaaattggaaaattacgCGCGAGACAATCGGACATCagcataataacaataataatatgaaatttcCATACGTCTTTACATACGTACTCGCATGTGGCAAACGAACGGAGGCTATATAAAGAATATGGCGAGAACATCGTAAACGGAATCTGAGCAAATAGCCCGGCGCGACAAACTGGTCGACAAATGAGCGAGGAAGTGCAtaagcggcaacagcaacagcaaccggAAACGGAAATATTTCGCAATTGGCGCGGAGGAAGGCGTGGCTGTTAACACATTTACAAGCTCGAGCGACGACAATGAAATATCACCAAGATTATCCGGCGGGCAGACAAGGGGACAGTCGCCAAAAGGGCCAAGCATTCACTTTGCATAATAAGCCGGATTATGGAACAGTCTCAACGACGTTGACAATTGATTGCTCCCTGTCTTGGCGGTGGAACACTTGAACAAGAACTGGAAAAGGGAGTAGCTATAGCAAATGGTATGGAAAAATCTTTGACGAATTCCATTATGCAGTCAGTAAGTGAATAAAAGTTCACTTtagttaccaaaaaaaaagatttgattACAAGATGAGTTGTCATGCAACTCTATCATTAGCACTGACAGGACCAAAGGAATATACAGTTGAGTGTCTGGTGGGGAGAGGGTAAAATCTGTggtaaatatgaaatatttgctGACGTCTGGCTCTAATGTTTTTTATGTCAGAAATCACTTAGAGTTTTCTCGGTCAGCGGAAGTGGCCATAAAATGGTCATGCCGCCATTTTTACGCCCATAAATTCGACTGTGAAATTGAAACTTAAAATGCGTAAAGTATACGCCCCATACACCAGACCAGAAGCCTCGCGGCAGCAGTCTCAATTTTTATGCACATTTTATATGCCTACTGTAAATTGTTGTCCAGAGTTCAGAGTCAcgcctcccctcccctcccctcttCTCCCCGCCTAActttctgtctctgtgtctTCTGTCCGTCCATCTGGGATTCCAGTCAGTGAGAGATTCGGAAGTTCAAAGGCCACAGGCTCACAAATGTTGCGGCATTTTGCTAGCCCACTTTGTCTATGGCCGCTGTCGAAATTCCACGTTCGCAATCGTCATAAATCTTATGGCCACATCTTGAATTTATGTGACCACCACCCCCACCCCCATccttctctctcctctctccacTCTCACCACTCTCTCTAAGCAATCTGTGGCTGTGTTTTGTGGCTTAGATTACTTAGTCCATGGCACTTCGATTTCTGAGAGGCAGCTGGCGATTtcatattgattttttgtgccgtttattgaatttgttgctgccccacaaagttttttaatcaaaaatagttGGCTTTAAGCGTTTTAGCCAAATGACACGCACAGCTTGGCAACAATTTGAAACGTTTTAATTCTAAACACAAGACAAAGGCCAAAGACATAGCCAAAGCATTTTTagcagcttaaatatttacggCTTAAAGAAAGGGCTGCTCTGGCTGCTGGTATGCCAGAAACTCGACATTTTCTCATCCCTTGTTTTTTGGGGTAAATACCGTTTTCATTACTTGACTAGCAATTGTCTGACCAGCATGGCGAGCATTGGAGTTAAGACAATCAAAGGTGAGTTTGCAACGGCAACGTGCGGCTGTTGCTTggatttcttttattttccgCTTGGCTGGCACACGAATCACGTGGTCAGAGCCCAAACCCAAGCCCaattccccttccccttccacACCCGCATATTCCGGCACTTGAAGGACGCGCAACGCGTTCAGCAGACAAAAAGACAAAGAGacggagagacagagagacgaCAAGGCAGCTGAGCAGCTGCATCCTTTGGatagccaaagccaaagccaaagccaaagccaagtccattgccattggcattgccattgcaGCCGCCATGAAAATTGGCGTCTgccaaacataaataaaaaaggtagACAAATCCGGAATAAATAACAGCGTTGTCTAGAGCTCTGCACCCCCTTCTCTGCACCTATAGACTGCATCCCCTTCTTTGGCTTTGCTCTGTGGAGTGAAGGCGTCGCTGTGTCTCGACTTGGTTGGAGGCTGGACGAGTTGCTTGCCACGTCAGCGTTATGGCAACCAGGTAAGACCGCACCTGGCCGTCCTAGCCACGCCCACACTTCagctcacactcacactcggCACTTCTACTgcacgttgcgtatacgctcAGTTGCACCGCAAAATGAGCGAAAATCGCGTCGTCTATTTGCCATGGCAATGTGATTCGTTCTTTTGTATCtgacttttaataaaatataaccaTTTAATTGGTGTGGCAAACGCAGCATCCGACGCTTTTAAAGCTCTAAacagtaattaaaattgcctGAGAATCAAATAAGTTGgttatagaaaattaaaaatcaattatataattgaattaaatagaATGACTAAATATACTGTggatttaaaaacttaagaaaaataaaattaatgctaTTTAAGCGGAATCAAATtcgaatatataaaaaatcaaatttcgaatatataaaagatttaTATGTACGACATGCAAGTTCATTCATAccagcaaatattaaaataaaaaattctcagAGCATTAGCCACAGATAAGCACATCATAGATTGTTGAGAGCGAAGATTGTGAAAT harbors:
- the LOC117785354 gene encoding organic cation transporter protein — its product is MGDRLKNPVEKTADPIISQIGDFRRYQFFFCGIIFLSKFGTGWHTLAHIFLAAPTPLKCNTENVTDACSKECHDREFDTSTFKTTIVTEWDLVCGRAFMSSLSQSVVMMGIMFGSMFFGMISDRFGRRPAFLGCCFMQLFSGLIVCLSPYYWFYVVFRFLTAFATGGTMCTSFVLIMEIIGPKKREIVAILYQIPFNIGHASLAVFAYYIRTWRWFQFSITIFSVVFIIYICLVPESPRWLYTTGKVDESVKILEKIAKHNRAPTDTIKPEIEAAYKVLAAKAPAKKGNIIDLFRTPYLRLKTICMGTDWVVVCMVYYGTAQYISKLGGDIFLNNLIAAALGIPGTLMCVVMTKYMGRKITMMITNGLSGIALLLLVFLINSHRTIQVVLATIGLFGASITFPNAYLWGGEIFPTVVRSNGMGLCSMLGRIGGLLAPLICDLANIQPWITPLIFGAVSIVAVVATLALPETRGMPLPETLEDGETFGRKKD